In the genome of Myxococcus guangdongensis, one region contains:
- the efp gene encoding elongation factor P, with protein sequence MAGVIDTSEFHNGMKIEIDGEPFVIVEFQHVKPGKGSAFVRTKIRSLTTGRVLQPTLKSGDKVDRPDIEEKDMQYLYVQGDDYYFMDKRDFEQTFISEKALGEAKNFLKENTDATILFWNGKAISVTLPNSVDLKVIKCDPGVRGDTVSGALKPATLETGFEVNVPLFINEGDVLKIDTRDGGKYLTRVATAG encoded by the coding sequence ATGGCCGGTGTCATCGATACGTCCGAGTTTCACAACGGTATGAAGATCGAAATCGACGGTGAGCCGTTCGTCATCGTCGAGTTCCAGCACGTGAAGCCCGGCAAGGGTTCCGCCTTCGTCCGCACCAAGATCCGCAGCCTCACCACGGGCCGCGTCCTGCAGCCGACGCTGAAGTCCGGTGACAAGGTGGACCGCCCGGACATCGAAGAGAAGGACATGCAGTACCTGTATGTCCAGGGCGACGACTATTACTTCATGGACAAGCGCGACTTCGAGCAGACCTTCATCAGCGAGAAGGCACTCGGCGAAGCGAAGAACTTCCTGAAGGAGAACACCGACGCGACCATCCTGTTCTGGAACGGGAAGGCCATCAGCGTGACGCTGCCGAACTCGGTGGACCTGAAGGTCATCAAGTGCGACCCGGGCGTTCGCGGCGACACGGTGTCCGGCGCGCTGAAGCCCGCCACGCTGGAGACCGGCTTCGAGGTCAACGTCCCCCTCTTCATCAACGAGGGTGATGTCCTCAAGATCGACACGCGCGACGGTGGCAAGTACCTGACCCGCGTCGCCACCGCGGGCTAG
- a CDS encoding type IV pilus inner membrane component PilO, whose amino-acid sequence MDKYLDQFIKASPGVKFGGLAAVIILMTAANYFMLIQPTDERIDRQMSERRTLDLELAEKSEIAQNLNERRREMDVLEQKLAEALTELPEKKDVEELLAQINDIGKKSGLEIALVQPDREYVGGGEFFARIPIRMTVSGNYHEIAMFLQEMANMRRIVNVNNINLGQPTLKNEKVVLQSSFLATTFRFVETQKN is encoded by the coding sequence ATGGACAAGTACCTGGACCAATTCATCAAGGCGTCCCCGGGCGTGAAGTTCGGTGGGCTCGCCGCGGTCATCATCCTGATGACCGCCGCCAACTACTTCATGCTCATCCAGCCGACCGACGAGCGCATCGACCGGCAGATGTCCGAGCGGCGCACGCTGGACCTGGAGCTGGCCGAGAAGAGCGAGATCGCCCAGAACCTCAACGAGCGCCGGCGCGAGATGGACGTGCTGGAGCAGAAGCTCGCCGAGGCCCTCACGGAGCTGCCGGAGAAGAAGGACGTCGAGGAGCTGCTCGCGCAGATCAACGACATCGGCAAGAAGAGCGGCCTGGAGATCGCCCTGGTGCAGCCGGACCGTGAATACGTGGGCGGCGGTGAGTTCTTCGCGCGCATCCCCATCCGCATGACGGTGAGCGGCAACTACCACGAGATCGCCATGTTCCTTCAGGAGATGGCGAACATGCGCCGCATCGTGAACGTCAACAACATCAACCTGGGGCAGCCGACGCTGAAGAACGAGAAGGTCGTTCTGCAGAGCAGCTTCCTGGCGACGACCTTCCGGTTCGTCGAGACCCAGAAGAACTAG
- the pilQ gene encoding type IV pilus secretin PilQ, whose protein sequence is MLERSAVTRGKWMLATAFAVVLAGASSSGAELNTLRDLDVSRTGSGAQVVVTGTRPPTFTVFRLSGPERLVVDLSSADATGIKGHHDGSGPVSGVVASQFSDERASVGRVLLALDKASQYDVRADGNRVVISVDGVVSAPEAKPAAPATVATAPAAPTTPAPSAEVKLAAVVAEAPVKQEAPAKPALPENVVAAEADEREVAQPAQRITQLAYADDTLRIRADGDIARYEVLELADPPRLAVDLYGVGLAARAPRINGATLKEVRVGAHSDKVRLVLDVRGKMPAYRVDRADKGLEVVLGGAVARKAAPSPAPQEVIASVAEVEPLRPAPVVVEAPASTSVVEVKDLSFQEGGAGGRVVLKLSGTAGWKVDRPDPRSAVLTLDNARLPKKLERSLDTSALETPVKMISAFSVPGEGRKVRVVVAADGAIEEKVSQSGNTLSWRLDVKGVKTDEVSVAQRTAGFTAEAPAYAAEGAPQQARYRGKRVSFEFKDIDIQNLLRVIAEISKKNVVVADDVSGRVTIRLRNVPWDQALDLILRTKQLGKEEFGNIIRIAPLKTLEEEARLRQERKKSLQQQEDLLVNLIPVNYAVAADMSARVKDVLSERGTVTVDTRTNVLIVKDVRSNTEKARSLVRSLDTQTPQVLIESRIVEASTTFSRNLGVQWGGQARAAAATGNSTGLIFPNNVAVTGGSPSIGAAGLPAVPNFAVNLPAPVGENAGGALGFVFGSAGGALQLNLRLSAAETEGTIKTISAPRVTTLDNNTARISQGVSIPFSQTSAAGVNTTFIEARLSLEVTPHITQDGSILMAINASNNQPDPGNTGANGQPSIQRKEAVTQVLVKDGDTTVIGGIYVRRGSTRTNSVPFLSKIPVLGFFFRQTNDTDDRQELLIFITPRILNRQTIAQSL, encoded by the coding sequence ATGCTCGAGAGGAGCGCTGTGACGAGGGGCAAGTGGATGTTGGCGACTGCATTCGCGGTCGTCCTTGCGGGCGCCAGCAGTAGCGGCGCCGAACTGAATACGCTTCGGGACCTGGATGTGTCCCGTACCGGCTCGGGCGCCCAGGTGGTGGTGACCGGAACCCGGCCCCCCACCTTCACCGTCTTCCGGCTCAGTGGGCCGGAGCGGTTGGTGGTGGACCTTTCGTCGGCGGATGCGACGGGTATCAAGGGCCACCATGACGGCTCCGGACCGGTGTCCGGCGTCGTGGCGTCGCAGTTCTCGGACGAGCGCGCGAGCGTCGGCCGGGTGCTGCTGGCGCTCGACAAGGCGTCCCAGTACGACGTGCGCGCGGATGGAAACCGCGTGGTCATCTCCGTGGATGGCGTGGTCTCCGCCCCCGAGGCGAAGCCCGCCGCGCCCGCGACCGTCGCGACGGCCCCCGCCGCCCCGACGACGCCCGCGCCCTCCGCAGAGGTGAAGCTGGCCGCCGTCGTCGCGGAGGCTCCCGTGAAGCAGGAGGCGCCCGCGAAGCCCGCGCTGCCGGAGAACGTCGTCGCCGCCGAGGCCGACGAGCGCGAGGTGGCGCAGCCCGCCCAGCGCATCACCCAGCTGGCGTACGCCGATGACACCCTGCGCATCCGCGCGGACGGCGACATCGCGCGCTACGAGGTGCTGGAGCTGGCGGACCCGCCCAGGCTCGCGGTGGACCTCTACGGGGTGGGCCTGGCGGCCCGCGCGCCCCGCATCAACGGCGCGACCCTGAAGGAAGTGCGCGTGGGCGCCCACTCGGACAAGGTCCGGCTGGTGCTCGACGTGCGCGGCAAGATGCCGGCCTACCGCGTGGACCGCGCGGACAAGGGCCTCGAGGTGGTGCTCGGTGGCGCGGTGGCCCGCAAGGCCGCGCCGTCGCCCGCGCCGCAAGAGGTCATCGCCTCGGTCGCCGAGGTGGAGCCCCTGCGTCCGGCCCCGGTGGTCGTGGAGGCTCCGGCCTCCACCTCCGTGGTCGAGGTGAAGGACCTGTCGTTCCAGGAGGGTGGGGCGGGTGGCCGCGTGGTGCTGAAGCTGTCCGGCACGGCGGGCTGGAAGGTGGACCGTCCCGACCCGCGCAGCGCGGTGCTGACGCTGGACAACGCCCGGCTGCCCAAGAAGCTCGAGCGCAGCCTGGACACCAGCGCGCTGGAGACGCCGGTGAAGATGATCAGCGCCTTCAGCGTCCCGGGTGAGGGCCGCAAGGTGCGCGTGGTGGTCGCCGCCGACGGCGCCATCGAGGAGAAGGTCAGCCAGAGCGGCAACACCCTGTCGTGGCGCCTGGACGTCAAGGGCGTGAAGACGGACGAGGTGTCGGTCGCGCAGCGCACCGCCGGCTTCACCGCCGAGGCCCCCGCGTACGCCGCCGAGGGCGCGCCGCAGCAGGCCCGCTACCGTGGCAAGCGCGTGTCCTTCGAGTTCAAGGACATCGACATCCAGAACCTCCTGCGCGTCATCGCGGAGATCTCCAAGAAGAACGTGGTCGTCGCGGACGACGTGAGCGGCCGGGTCACCATCCGCCTGCGCAACGTGCCCTGGGACCAGGCGCTGGACCTCATCCTGCGCACCAAGCAGCTGGGCAAGGAGGAGTTCGGCAACATCATCCGCATCGCCCCGCTCAAGACGCTGGAGGAGGAGGCCCGGCTGCGCCAGGAGCGCAAGAAGTCGCTCCAGCAGCAGGAGGACCTGCTGGTCAACCTCATCCCGGTGAACTACGCGGTGGCCGCGGACATGTCCGCCCGCGTGAAGGATGTCCTGAGCGAGCGCGGCACGGTGACGGTGGACACGCGCACCAACGTGCTCATCGTCAAGGACGTGCGCTCCAACACGGAGAAGGCCCGCTCGCTGGTGCGCAGCCTGGACACGCAGACGCCGCAGGTCCTCATCGAGAGCCGCATCGTCGAGGCGAGCACGACCTTCAGCCGCAACCTCGGCGTGCAGTGGGGTGGTCAGGCTCGCGCCGCCGCCGCCACGGGCAACTCGACGGGCCTCATCTTCCCGAACAACGTCGCCGTGACGGGTGGTTCGCCGAGCATCGGCGCCGCGGGTCTGCCGGCGGTGCCGAACTTCGCGGTGAACCTGCCGGCGCCGGTCGGTGAGAACGCCGGTGGTGCGCTCGGCTTCGTCTTCGGCTCGGCCGGTGGCGCGCTGCAGCTCAACCTGCGCCTGTCCGCGGCGGAGACCGAGGGCACCATCAAGACCATCTCCGCGCCCCGCGTGACGACGCTGGACAACAACACCGCGCGCATCAGCCAGGGTGTGTCCATCCCGTTCAGCCAGACGTCCGCGGCCGGCGTGAACACGACCTTCATCGAGGCCCGTCTGTCGCTCGAGGTGACGCCGCACATCACCCAGGACGGCAGCATCCTGATGGCCATCAACGCCTCCAACAACCAGCCGGACCCGGGTAACACCGGTGCCAACGGTCAGCCCTCCATCCAGCGCAAGGAGGCCGTCACCCAGGTGCTGGTGAAGGACGGAGACACCACGGTCATCGGCGGCATCTACGTGCGCCGTGGCTCCACGCGGACGAACTCGGTGCCCTTCCTGTCGAAGATTCCGGTGCTCGGGTTCTTCTTCCGGCAGACGAACGATACGGATGATCGGCAGGAGCTGCTCATCTTCATCACGCCCCGCATCCTCAACCGGCAGACCATTGCGCAGAGCCTTTAA
- the accC gene encoding acetyl-CoA carboxylase biotin carboxylase subunit, whose translation MFKKVLIANRGEIALRVIRACRELGIATVAVHSTADANALHVRFADEAVCIGPPSSKESYLNVPQLLSAAEITRADAIHPGYGFLSENAEFAEVCENCKIRFIGPRPEMLRMMGNKVRARQAAREAGMPLLPGSPGTVKDPREAEAFAREIGFPVILKAAAGGGGKGMKIVREPSALAQAFSTAQAEAVASFNNGDLYIERYVEKPRHIEIQIVADEHGNIIHLNERECSVQRRHQKLIEEAPSPALTPELRERMGRVSVEAMRQLRYNNVGTIEYLLDERGEFYFMEMNTRIQVEHPVTELVTGVDLVREQIRMAYGHPLRFKQEDIQIRGHAIECRVNAEDPITFAPWPGKITGYSVPGGYGVRVDSGAYENYTVLPYYDSLLAKLIVHAEDRETAIRRMQRALGEYVVEGIRTNIPFHRAALGEESFQEGNYDTRFVERLLASETGSRRLKKAVEETP comes from the coding sequence GTGTTCAAGAAGGTGCTGATCGCCAACCGCGGGGAGATTGCCCTGCGGGTCATCCGCGCCTGTCGGGAGCTGGGCATCGCCACCGTGGCGGTGCACTCCACGGCGGACGCCAACGCCCTCCATGTGCGCTTCGCGGACGAGGCCGTCTGCATCGGCCCTCCGTCGTCCAAGGAGAGCTACCTCAACGTCCCGCAGCTCTTGTCCGCCGCCGAAATCACCCGCGCGGACGCCATCCACCCTGGCTACGGCTTCCTGTCGGAGAACGCCGAGTTCGCCGAGGTCTGCGAGAACTGCAAGATTCGCTTCATCGGTCCGCGCCCGGAGATGCTGCGGATGATGGGCAACAAGGTGCGGGCGCGGCAGGCGGCGCGGGAGGCGGGCATGCCCCTGCTCCCCGGCAGCCCCGGCACCGTGAAGGACCCTCGCGAGGCGGAGGCGTTCGCCCGCGAAATCGGCTTCCCCGTCATCCTCAAGGCGGCCGCGGGTGGCGGCGGCAAGGGGATGAAGATCGTCCGCGAGCCGAGCGCGCTGGCGCAGGCGTTCTCCACCGCGCAGGCGGAGGCGGTGGCGTCCTTCAACAACGGCGACCTCTACATCGAGCGGTACGTGGAGAAGCCGCGCCACATCGAAATCCAGATTGTCGCGGACGAGCACGGCAACATCATCCACCTCAACGAGCGCGAGTGCTCGGTGCAGCGTCGGCACCAGAAGCTCATCGAGGAGGCTCCGTCCCCGGCGCTCACGCCGGAGCTGCGCGAGCGGATGGGCCGGGTGTCCGTCGAGGCGATGCGGCAGCTGCGCTACAACAACGTCGGCACCATCGAGTACCTGCTCGACGAGCGCGGCGAGTTCTACTTCATGGAGATGAACACGCGCATCCAGGTGGAGCACCCGGTGACGGAGCTCGTCACGGGCGTGGACCTGGTCCGTGAGCAGATCCGCATGGCCTACGGCCACCCCCTGCGCTTCAAGCAGGAGGACATCCAGATCCGCGGGCACGCCATCGAGTGCCGCGTCAACGCCGAGGACCCCATCACCTTCGCGCCGTGGCCCGGCAAGATTACCGGCTACAGCGTCCCGGGAGGCTACGGGGTGCGCGTGGACTCGGGGGCCTACGAGAACTACACGGTGCTGCCGTACTACGACAGCCTGCTGGCCAAGCTCATCGTGCACGCGGAGGACCGCGAGACGGCCATCCGCCGGATGCAGCGCGCGCTCGGCGAGTACGTGGTGGAAGGCATCCGCACCAACATCCCGTTCCACCGCGCGGCGCTCGGCGAGGAGTCCTTCCAGGAGGGCAACTACGACACGCGCTTCGTGGAGCGGCTGCTCGCGAGCGAGACGGGTTCCCGTCGACTCAAGAAAGCCGTGGAAGAGACGCCGTAG
- a CDS encoding roadblock/LC7 domain-containing protein: MSFRTHLESVVNQVDGALACSVMGFDGISVDTYQRDEASELDLGGAWVEYANLLTQLRHAAETLKTGAVSEVSVNSDKVLTLMRLVSPEYFLVLALRADGNYGKGRYVLRVTAPKVSAEL; this comes from the coding sequence ATGTCCTTTCGCACGCACCTCGAGTCAGTCGTCAACCAGGTGGATGGAGCCCTCGCCTGCAGCGTGATGGGCTTCGACGGCATCTCCGTGGACACCTACCAGCGCGATGAGGCGAGCGAGCTGGACCTGGGCGGGGCCTGGGTGGAGTACGCCAACCTCCTCACGCAGCTGCGCCACGCCGCGGAGACGCTCAAGACGGGCGCGGTGAGCGAGGTCAGCGTCAACAGCGACAAGGTCCTCACGCTGATGCGGCTGGTGTCGCCGGAGTACTTCCTCGTGCTCGCGTTGCGCGCGGATGGCAACTACGGCAAGGGCCGCTATGTGCTGCGCGTGACGGCCCCCAAGGTGAGCGCGGAGCTGTAG
- the accB gene encoding acetyl-CoA carboxylase biotin carboxyl carrier protein, whose amino-acid sequence MATKRKSTRASTPASASAPANAAHAGNTSLDVDALREIVNILEASDVTRLVWKRGEEKLFIRRGHAPETTIVHHAAPSAVPVGPAVEYAAPAPRAVASAPSPAPVAAAAPAAEKAPEKPGHVVTSPFVGTFYRTPAPDQPAFVDVGSVVKKGQVLCIIEAMKLMNEIESEVSGRVVEILVENGRPVEFGQSLFRIEPA is encoded by the coding sequence ATGGCAACGAAGCGCAAGTCGACCCGGGCCTCCACGCCCGCCAGCGCGTCCGCTCCGGCGAACGCGGCCCACGCTGGCAACACGTCGCTGGACGTGGATGCCCTGCGGGAAATCGTCAACATCCTGGAGGCCTCGGACGTGACGAGGCTGGTGTGGAAGCGCGGGGAGGAGAAGCTCTTCATCCGCCGCGGCCACGCCCCGGAGACGACCATCGTCCACCACGCGGCCCCGTCGGCCGTCCCGGTGGGCCCGGCGGTGGAGTACGCGGCGCCCGCGCCGCGCGCCGTCGCGTCCGCTCCTTCGCCCGCGCCTGTCGCCGCCGCGGCCCCCGCGGCCGAGAAGGCCCCGGAGAAGCCTGGCCACGTGGTGACCAGCCCCTTCGTCGGCACGTTCTACCGGACGCCGGCGCCCGATCAGCCGGCGTTCGTGGACGTGGGCTCGGTGGTGAAGAAGGGCCAGGTGCTCTGCATCATCGAGGCGATGAAGCTGATGAACGAAATCGAGTCCGAGGTCTCCGGCCGCGTGGTGGAGATCCTCGTGGAGAACGGGCGGCCGGTGGAGTTCGGCCAGTCCCTGTTCCGCATCGAGCCGGCCTGA
- a CDS encoding sigma-54-dependent transcriptional regulator produces MSLFRSILVADDEPSIRHILTLVLTDRKYEVRAVADGEEALRELAARDYDVLLCDVRMPRKDGLTLLREAQAAHPGLTVVVMSAYGSQEQALEAVSAGAYDYVQKPFKPEEIVFVLRKAEERERLLRENKRLKQSALPSLPQGHILGSSAPLQAVLRQVARLAPVDTTVLISGESGTGKELIARELHAKSPRAPLPFVAVNCGAIPGGLLESELFGHAKGAFTDARTAKRGLFAEADGGTLFLDEVGELPLPAQVKLLRVLQEGEIRPVGESRVEKVDVRVVAATLRDLGKLVEKGEFREDLYYRLNVVNVRIPPLRERREDVPLLASAFLHRFNRELNRESPVEGLSPEAEALMSVYAWPGNVRELENAMERAVLLADGPHILPANLPERLWAAPAPGPTTAGDARLQQVGSDLSLKRAIRDLEESYIRAALRRTKGNRTRAAEVLDISHRALLYKIKEYGIDPDAEAERG; encoded by the coding sequence ATGTCCCTGTTCCGCTCCATCCTCGTCGCCGACGACGAGCCCTCCATCCGCCACATCCTCACGTTGGTGCTCACCGACCGGAAGTACGAGGTGCGCGCCGTCGCGGATGGAGAGGAGGCCCTGCGGGAGCTGGCCGCTCGCGACTACGACGTCCTGCTGTGTGACGTGCGCATGCCTCGCAAGGATGGACTCACGCTGCTGCGCGAGGCCCAGGCCGCGCACCCGGGGCTCACCGTGGTGGTGATGAGCGCCTACGGCTCGCAGGAGCAGGCGCTGGAGGCGGTGTCCGCGGGCGCCTACGACTACGTCCAGAAGCCCTTCAAGCCCGAGGAGATTGTCTTCGTCCTGCGCAAGGCCGAGGAGCGCGAGCGGCTGCTGCGCGAGAACAAGCGCCTGAAGCAGTCGGCGCTGCCCTCGCTGCCCCAGGGCCACATCCTCGGCTCGAGCGCGCCGCTGCAGGCGGTGCTCCGGCAGGTGGCGCGGCTGGCGCCCGTGGACACCACGGTGCTCATCAGCGGCGAGAGCGGCACCGGCAAGGAGCTCATCGCCCGGGAGCTGCACGCGAAGAGCCCCCGCGCGCCGCTGCCCTTCGTGGCGGTCAACTGCGGCGCCATCCCCGGCGGCCTCCTGGAGAGCGAGCTGTTCGGTCACGCCAAGGGCGCCTTCACCGACGCGCGCACCGCCAAGCGTGGACTCTTCGCGGAGGCCGATGGCGGCACGCTCTTCCTGGATGAAGTGGGCGAGCTGCCGCTGCCGGCGCAGGTGAAGCTGCTGCGCGTGTTGCAGGAGGGAGAGATACGCCCGGTCGGCGAGAGCCGCGTGGAGAAGGTGGACGTGCGGGTGGTGGCGGCCACGCTGCGCGACTTGGGCAAGCTGGTGGAGAAGGGGGAGTTCCGCGAGGACCTCTACTACCGGCTCAACGTGGTGAACGTGCGGATACCGCCCCTGCGCGAGCGCCGCGAGGACGTGCCGCTCCTGGCCAGCGCGTTCCTCCATCGCTTCAACCGCGAGCTCAACCGGGAGTCTCCCGTGGAGGGGCTGTCACCGGAGGCCGAGGCGTTGATGTCCGTCTACGCGTGGCCGGGCAACGTGCGCGAGCTGGAGAACGCCATGGAGCGCGCGGTGCTCCTGGCGGATGGCCCGCACATCCTCCCGGCCAACCTGCCCGAACGGCTGTGGGCCGCACCCGCACCCGGACCGACGACGGCGGGAGATGCCAGGCTGCAACAGGTCGGTAGTGACCTGTCGCTCAAGCGGGCCATCCGGGACCTCGAGGAGTCCTACATCCGGGCGGCGCTCCGTCGGACGAAGGGCAACCGCACCCGGGCGGCCGAGGTGCTCGACATCAGCCACCGGGCGTTGCTGTACAAGATCAAGGAGTACGGCATCGACCCGGACGCGGAGGCGGAGCGGGGATGA
- a CDS encoding PilN domain-containing protein — protein MMIRINLLPVRKVQTQQKGRQVLVLFALALIGAAVGNYFWYDDRDSEFQRNAQGIAQTQAKIAELEKVIGEVKNINARKTEVEKKLAVLDSLRRGRNGPVRMMDALASATPKKVWVKGFVESASAVAIDGSAVSHDEVAEFMRGLNGVVWTPKGMGRLVDQRRDAKTSRVELLTAEATIEEFPAGQITPFFTNIDLTSAVQTKASAGAAGMPALVDFKITLTANYAI, from the coding sequence ATGATGATTCGCATCAACCTGCTTCCCGTCCGGAAGGTCCAGACCCAGCAGAAGGGCCGGCAAGTCCTGGTCCTCTTCGCGCTGGCGCTCATCGGCGCCGCCGTGGGCAACTACTTCTGGTACGACGACCGTGATTCCGAGTTCCAGCGCAATGCCCAGGGCATCGCGCAGACACAAGCGAAGATCGCCGAGTTGGAGAAGGTCATCGGCGAGGTGAAGAACATCAACGCCCGCAAGACGGAGGTCGAGAAGAAGCTCGCGGTGCTCGACTCGCTGCGCAGGGGCCGCAACGGCCCGGTCCGGATGATGGACGCGCTCGCGTCCGCCACGCCCAAGAAGGTCTGGGTGAAGGGCTTCGTCGAGTCCGCCAGCGCCGTGGCCATCGACGGCTCCGCCGTCAGCCACGACGAGGTGGCCGAGTTCATGCGCGGTCTGAACGGCGTGGTGTGGACGCCCAAGGGCATGGGGCGCCTGGTGGACCAGCGCCGCGACGCGAAGACGTCCCGCGTGGAGCTGCTCACCGCGGAGGCCACCATCGAGGAGTTCCCGGCCGGGCAGATCACCCCGTTCTTCACCAACATCGATCTGACCAGCGCGGTGCAGACCAAGGCGTCCGCGGGAGCCGCGGGCATGCCGGCCCTGGTCGACTTCAAGATCACCCTCACCGCGAACTACGCCATCTGA
- the pilM gene encoding type IV pilus assembly protein PilM translates to MAKGKLALGLDIGSTSIKMILLKEQRKRGEVGFALQSFGMKPLPPEAIVDGALMNSTAIVQAVQELMSELKVKGKDVAIGVSGHSVIIKKIQMPRMSQEELEESIQWEAEQYIPFDVKDVNIDTQILDGGGNDATGQMDVLLVAAKKDMINDYTTVVSEAGLAPVVVDVDAFAVQNMFSVNYDLPEKETVVLINAGASVVNINIIANGVTVFTRDVTIGGNQFTEEIQKQLNVSYEEAEALKIGGNRADADAVVPQDVERVLSSVAEQVAGEIQRSLDFYAGTAADSNFTKVYLSGGTAKIPALFKTIEARTGVPVEILNPFRKIEVDNRKFDPAFIMDVAPMAAVAVGLALRRPGDKLA, encoded by the coding sequence ATGGCGAAGGGCAAACTGGCACTCGGTCTGGACATCGGATCGACCTCCATCAAGATGATCCTGCTCAAGGAGCAGCGCAAGCGCGGCGAGGTCGGCTTCGCGTTGCAGAGCTTCGGCATGAAGCCGCTGCCTCCGGAGGCCATCGTCGATGGAGCGCTGATGAACTCCACCGCCATCGTGCAGGCGGTGCAGGAGCTGATGTCCGAGCTGAAGGTGAAGGGCAAGGACGTCGCCATCGGCGTGTCCGGCCACTCGGTCATCATCAAGAAGATTCAGATGCCGCGCATGTCCCAGGAGGAGCTCGAGGAGAGCATCCAGTGGGAGGCCGAGCAGTACATCCCGTTCGATGTGAAGGACGTGAACATCGACACGCAGATCCTCGACGGCGGCGGCAACGACGCCACCGGGCAGATGGACGTGCTGCTGGTGGCCGCCAAGAAGGACATGATCAACGACTACACCACCGTGGTCTCCGAGGCGGGCCTCGCGCCGGTGGTGGTGGACGTGGACGCCTTCGCCGTCCAGAACATGTTCTCCGTCAACTACGACCTCCCCGAGAAGGAGACCGTGGTCCTCATCAACGCGGGCGCCTCGGTGGTGAACATCAACATCATCGCCAACGGCGTGACGGTCTTCACCCGCGACGTCACCATCGGTGGCAACCAGTTCACCGAAGAAATCCAGAAGCAGCTCAACGTCTCCTACGAGGAGGCCGAGGCGCTGAAGATCGGCGGCAACCGCGCGGACGCGGACGCCGTGGTGCCCCAGGACGTCGAGCGCGTGCTCTCCAGCGTGGCCGAGCAGGTGGCCGGTGAAATCCAGCGGTCGCTGGACTTCTACGCGGGCACGGCGGCGGACTCGAACTTCACCAAGGTCTACCTGTCGGGTGGCACGGCGAAGATTCCGGCCCTGTTCAAGACGATTGAAGCGCGCACCGGCGTGCCGGTGGAGATCCTCAACCCGTTCCGCAAGATTGAAGTGGACAACCGCAAGTTCGACCCCGCGTTCATCATGGACGTGGCGCCCATGGCCGCGGTGGCCGTGGGACTGGCGCTCCGGCGTCCTGGCGACAAGCTGGCCTGA
- a CDS encoding pilus assembly protein PilP, with translation MKMFKATMTTAALALTLAACEDAPPPPPPVAAAPAKPAPAAPAETAPAAVDAAAAAPYVYSYNPVGKRDPFRSPLEELGPVNPNIVASTCLEPLCAFDLDQLKLVAVVTGDANPLAMVEDPLGRGHIVRRNTRVGRQGGKVTQILRDSLTVTEVFSGNGEIIKNPVTLQLKPDDRQDPSYNLMTGKNYGE, from the coding sequence ATGAAGATGTTCAAGGCCACCATGACGACTGCCGCGCTCGCGCTGACGCTCGCCGCCTGCGAGGACGCGCCCCCGCCTCCTCCGCCGGTGGCGGCGGCTCCCGCGAAGCCCGCTCCCGCCGCGCCGGCGGAGACGGCTCCGGCCGCGGTCGACGCCGCGGCGGCGGCGCCGTACGTCTACTCGTACAACCCGGTGGGCAAGCGCGACCCGTTCCGCAGCCCGCTGGAGGAGCTGGGGCCGGTGAACCCCAACATCGTGGCGTCCACCTGTCTGGAGCCGCTGTGCGCGTTCGACCTGGACCAGCTCAAGCTGGTCGCGGTCGTCACGGGCGACGCCAATCCACTTGCCATGGTCGAAGACCCGCTGGGTCGAGGCCACATCGTGCGCCGCAACACCCGCGTGGGGCGCCAGGGCGGCAAGGTCACGCAGATCCTCCGTGATTCGCTGACGGTGACCGAGGTGTTCTCGGGCAACGGAGAGATCATCAAGAATCCGGTGACCCTGCAGCTCAAGCCCGATGATCGGCAGGACCCGAGCTACAATTTAATGACGGGCAAAAACTACGGGGAGTAG